Proteins from one Candidatus Neomarinimicrobiota bacterium genomic window:
- a CDS encoding alpha/beta hydrolase, whose translation MTMHQITGRAVSSILPLMLAFILFTCSQQNNIKTSSVETGKKSVRVTDNIRYRSGDTDAWLLDLAVPENFGETPRPAIVIIHGGGWRAGAKDVNVYRKMLVDYAFKGYVTISVEYRLIDEAPFPACIEDVKTAVRWLRAHADELNVDSDRIGAFGHSAGAHLAMMVAMTPDIEGFKTEEWSEYSSHVTSVVGGSTPTEIKWEGDIASPKYWPINYIAADHPPMLLIHGTADKIVPIDPVDEFVKQMRSAGMDDLTYMRIDSGNHGVAYEYHLDQTDPAIEAFFERTLKNQ comes from the coding sequence ATGACAATGCATCAAATTACTGGCAGGGCTGTATCCAGTATTCTACCATTAATGTTGGCATTTATCCTGTTCACCTGTAGCCAACAGAATAATATCAAGACTTCTAGCGTGGAAACCGGTAAAAAGAGCGTCCGCGTGACGGATAATATCCGATATCGATCTGGGGACACCGACGCCTGGCTCTTGGACCTGGCGGTTCCGGAGAACTTTGGAGAAACACCGCGACCGGCGATCGTCATTATTCATGGCGGTGGCTGGCGAGCTGGTGCAAAGGATGTGAACGTCTATCGGAAAATGCTGGTGGATTATGCCTTCAAGGGGTATGTCACCATCTCCGTGGAATACCGGCTCATCGATGAAGCGCCGTTTCCGGCCTGCATCGAAGACGTCAAAACCGCTGTTCGCTGGCTCCGGGCACATGCTGATGAGTTAAACGTGGATTCGGATCGGATTGGAGCCTTCGGACATTCGGCCGGAGCGCATCTTGCGATGATGGTCGCCATGACGCCGGACATAGAAGGATTCAAGACTGAGGAGTGGAGTGAGTATTCCAGCCACGTCACGTCCGTGGTCGGAGGCTCAACGCCGACGGAGATTAAATGGGAAGGTGACATTGCTTCACCCAAATATTGGCCTATCAATTATATCGCTGCCGATCATCCGCCGATGCTCCTCATCCACGGGACGGCAGATAAGATCGTTCCGATAGACCCGGTGGACGAGTTCGTTAAACAGATGAGGTCTGCCGGAATGGATGATTTAACATACATGCGTATCGATAGCGGCAATCATGGTGTAGCCTATGAGTATCATCTGGATCAAACCGATCCGGCCATCGAAGCCTTCTTTGAACGAACCCTGAAAAATCAATAA
- a CDS encoding DUF418 domain-containing protein yields the protein MREIAYNRKPRIQVVDAIRGFALLGILLLHSIEHYDFLRAADMNPAIFAPLDPYVDRIIRFLFAGKAYSMFSIMFGLSFFIQMDRQEQRGVDFRRTFLWRLAILFVFGYLHGLIYSGDILKIYAVLGVPLVLLYNRNNKFLLGLALLIILQVPTIYNLIYSFLHPEYVFDRSILGSLWGQANQTFGSGTFLEVVRFNAWKGIMAVWAWMYFNGRYLQLIGFFILGLLIGKSRYFENVGEYSRQTKHVLGSSVLVYGILLAIGSHTGGLELTNTQAGLLGTLINSYSNFALTFILMTSFVLVYQRIRYENKFSGLAAYGKMSLTSYVTQGVIGAPFFYGYGLAMYHYFGHTMSIIYGVLFFLIQISFCRIWLRYYNYGPLEWLWRAITYFDFDIAFRKIRPAVQSIEVADSSSV from the coding sequence ATGCGGGAGATTGCCTACAACCGAAAGCCGCGAATCCAGGTTGTTGATGCCATCCGGGGATTTGCCCTCCTTGGGATCCTGTTGCTCCATTCTATCGAGCACTACGACTTCCTGCGCGCGGCAGACATGAATCCGGCCATTTTTGCGCCTCTCGACCCCTACGTTGACCGGATTATCCGATTCCTCTTCGCCGGGAAGGCGTATTCCATGTTTTCCATCATGTTCGGATTGAGCTTTTTCATCCAGATGGACCGGCAGGAGCAGCGCGGCGTGGACTTCCGCAGAACTTTTCTGTGGAGACTGGCTATTCTGTTTGTCTTTGGATACCTCCATGGATTAATCTACTCCGGGGATATCCTGAAAATTTACGCTGTCCTGGGTGTCCCACTGGTACTCCTGTACAATCGGAACAATAAATTTCTGCTCGGATTGGCATTGTTAATAATTTTGCAGGTACCAACGATTTATAATCTGATTTATTCCTTCCTGCATCCGGAGTACGTCTTCGACCGAAGTATTCTCGGCTCGCTCTGGGGACAGGCAAATCAGACCTTTGGTTCCGGGACCTTCCTGGAGGTGGTGCGTTTTAACGCCTGGAAAGGTATCATGGCTGTTTGGGCATGGATGTATTTCAACGGAAGGTATTTGCAGCTCATCGGATTTTTTATCCTTGGGTTACTCATAGGGAAGAGCCGGTATTTCGAAAACGTTGGAGAATATTCGCGTCAGACAAAGCACGTCCTCGGCAGCAGCGTGCTGGTATACGGGATTCTGTTGGCTATCGGTTCGCATACGGGCGGTCTTGAACTCACTAACACGCAAGCGGGACTTTTAGGGACTCTAATTAATTCGTATTCAAACTTTGCACTTACGTTTATTCTTATGACATCTTTTGTTCTGGTATATCAGAGAATCCGGTACGAAAACAAGTTCTCCGGTCTTGCAGCCTATGGCAAGATGAGCCTGACCAGTTATGTGACGCAGGGGGTGATCGGTGCGCCATTTTTTTACGGGTACGGACTGGCCATGTACCACTACTTCGGGCATACGATGAGCATTATCTACGGCGTCCTCTTTTTCCTGATCCAGATTTCCTTCTGTAGAATCTGGCTCCGGTACTATAATTACGGGCCACTGGAGTGGCTCTGGCGGGCGATTACATATTTTGATTTTGACATTGCCTTCAGGAAGATTCGACCTGCAGTCCAATCTATTGAAGTGGCTGATTCATCCTCCGTGTAA
- a CDS encoding OmpA family protein: protein MQKLRSILFGIAIMLVAIQLSGLHAQDTVAREIRTIPDLTGKTSVGFDLSAAHFLWSESDNSMIAPWGGIELAYMFNESMAGELYAGLGWDRPRDITRSGFSSFIYARPGTPYLTHVVPILINMKFFLSPGQPVNPYAILGSGVIVWEARNTSTDQIVSGTNGNLTFNIGFGSEFFFNDEMSFDLSFRYHQMVNQTKDMTGLGDVNTGNIEARTGINWYFGGKAADADNDGVPDDKDLCPQKPEDQDGFEDNDGCPDLDNDKDGIPDSNDECPNQAEDVDEYQDQDGCPDPDNDGDGIPDTKDQCPNDPEDIDGFEDQDGCPDLDNDGDSIPDSVDNCIGQAEDMDGYQDEDGCPDLDNDGDGIPDTRDQCPDKPETDNGYEDEDGCPDEKPDQTLNIRKEKPVILDGVHFEFDSARLKPNSATILDYVAETLQNHPDMEVRISGHTDNIGSDSYNKWLSERRAVSVKQYLVEQGIKRARIETVGYGEERPIADNSSPDGREKNRRIEIIRIDDGDSSTEDDQANASS, encoded by the coding sequence ATGCAAAAACTCAGAAGTATACTCTTTGGAATAGCGATTATGTTGGTTGCTATTCAACTATCCGGTCTCCACGCACAGGATACTGTTGCGCGGGAAATCCGCACTATTCCGGACCTCACGGGTAAAACCAGTGTCGGATTTGACCTGAGTGCGGCTCATTTTCTGTGGAGCGAATCGGACAACAGTATGATTGCTCCCTGGGGTGGTATTGAGCTGGCCTACATGTTTAATGAGTCAATGGCTGGTGAACTTTATGCCGGTCTTGGCTGGGACAGACCACGAGATATAACACGGAGTGGATTTTCCAGTTTTATATACGCCCGTCCAGGAACACCATATTTGACTCATGTTGTACCGATCCTCATTAACATGAAGTTTTTTCTGAGCCCGGGACAACCCGTTAATCCGTATGCCATCCTTGGCTCAGGTGTTATTGTCTGGGAAGCCAGGAATACATCGACGGACCAAATTGTGAGCGGAACGAATGGGAATCTGACCTTCAATATAGGCTTTGGGAGTGAATTTTTCTTCAATGATGAAATGAGTTTTGATTTAAGTTTTCGGTACCATCAGATGGTGAACCAAACAAAGGATATGACTGGTCTTGGCGATGTAAACACCGGTAATATCGAAGCCAGAACCGGCATTAATTGGTACTTTGGCGGCAAAGCTGCTGATGCGGACAATGATGGTGTACCGGATGATAAGGATTTGTGTCCGCAAAAGCCGGAGGATCAAGATGGGTTTGAAGACAATGATGGATGTCCGGATCTCGATAATGACAAAGATGGTATCCCGGATAGTAACGATGAATGTCCGAACCAGGCAGAGGATGTAGACGAATACCAGGACCAAGACGGTTGCCCGGACCCGGATAATGACGGGGATGGTATTCCGGACACCAAGGATCAGTGCCCGAACGATCCGGAAGATATAGACGGATTTGAAGATCAGGACGGTTGCCCGGATTTGGATAATGACGGTGACAGCATCCCGGATTCCGTGGACAATTGCATCGGCCAGGCTGAGGACATGGACGGTTACCAGGATGAAGACGGCTGTCCTGACCTGGACAATGACGGCGATGGTATCCCGGATACCAGGGATCAGTGTCCGGATAAGCCCGAGACAGACAACGGGTATGAAGATGAAGACGGCTGTCCTGATGAAAAGCCTGATCAAACGTTGAATATCCGGAAAGAAAAACCTGTCATCCTGGATGGCGTTCACTTTGAGTTCGACAGCGCGCGATTAAAGCCTAACAGCGCCACCATTCTGGATTACGTGGCGGAGACACTGCAGAACCACCCGGATATGGAGGTGCGCATCAGCGGTCATACGGATAACATCGGAAGCGATAGTTATAACAAATGGCTCTCCGAGCGCCGCGCAGTCTCTGTTAAGCAGTATCTCGTGGAACAGGGTATAAAGCGTGCCCGGATTGAAACCGTGGGATATGGTGAAGAACGCCCCATTGCCGACAATTCCAGTCCTGACGGGCGCGAGAAAAACCGGCGAATCGAAATTATCCGGATTGATGATGGCGACTCATCTACAGAAGATGATCAGGCAAATGCCAGCTCATAA
- the larE gene encoding ATP-dependent sacrificial sulfur transferase LarE, translating into MNTFAAVKRSPASLDGKWDKLIETLRPYVSNGLLVAFSGGIDSAFLLWAASEAADETTGNVRAITTVSPSVPSKDLEDAKAFARQIGVEHQCIDSYEFEKEGYTENLGLRCYHCKSTLFEIADDIAATDGFANIAYGYNATDTGDVRPGHQAAKEHNILYPLLTTGFTKEEIRTIMDENGFDLAEKPASPCLSSRIMTGVKVTPEKLHSIEVLETFLRENGLRIFRVRYHEDDDLPFVRVEVAPDEIDAFLNVKDQFVERAKAENFRWVTLDLEGYKTGGAVK; encoded by the coding sequence ATGAATACATTTGCCGCAGTAAAAAGAAGTCCTGCTTCCCTTGATGGTAAATGGGATAAACTCATTGAAACGTTAAGGCCTTACGTGTCCAATGGATTGTTGGTGGCATTTTCCGGTGGGATAGACAGCGCGTTTCTTCTCTGGGCAGCGAGTGAGGCTGCCGATGAAACTACCGGTAACGTCCGGGCCATCACGACAGTGAGTCCGAGTGTTCCATCCAAAGATCTTGAGGATGCTAAGGCCTTTGCCCGGCAAATCGGCGTGGAACATCAGTGTATTGACAGCTATGAATTCGAAAAGGAAGGCTACACGGAAAACCTTGGATTACGATGTTATCACTGTAAATCCACGCTTTTTGAAATTGCGGATGACATTGCCGCCACGGATGGATTCGCGAATATCGCGTATGGGTACAATGCCACCGACACCGGAGATGTCCGGCCGGGACACCAGGCAGCAAAGGAGCATAATATTCTGTACCCGCTGCTGACTACCGGGTTTACCAAAGAGGAAATTCGCACTATAATGGACGAGAACGGGTTTGATTTAGCAGAAAAGCCCGCGAGCCCCTGTCTGAGCTCCAGAATAATGACTGGCGTAAAGGTTACCCCGGAAAAACTGCATTCCATAGAAGTCCTGGAGACGTTTTTACGCGAAAACGGATTGCGGATTTTCCGGGTCAGATATCATGAAGATGACGACCTCCCGTTTGTTCGGGTTGAAGTGGCGCCGGACGAAATCGACGCATTTCTGAATGTGAAAGACCAGTTCGTCGAAAGGGCGAAAGCGGAGAACTTTCGATGGGTTACCCTGGATCTCGAAGGATACAAAACCGGAGGCGCAGTGAAATGA
- the larB gene encoding nickel pincer cofactor biosynthesis protein LarB, with the protein MNEQEMQQLLQLVASGDLPIDEALSQLKSGPFKLAKDAENTVDHHRLLRHGLSEVIYGESKTSDQIRTIAEELAEAKKPVLITRLDEEKLADLSKVFPEARVNPSARTLLLFPPDLKSPENHPYIAIVSAGTSDRPMVEEAAEVCRASEVAFTKIHDVGIAGIHRLYNHLNTLNEASAIIVVAGMEGALPGVVAGMVGKPIFAVPTSVGYGTNLNGFAALFTMLNSCASGVAVVNIDSGFSAAYSACKVIREVETVAKQTTDTTG; encoded by the coding sequence ATGAACGAACAGGAGATGCAGCAGCTTCTTCAGTTGGTCGCCTCCGGGGATCTGCCAATAGATGAGGCGCTATCCCAGCTAAAATCCGGACCGTTCAAACTTGCCAAAGATGCGGAGAACACCGTTGATCACCACCGGCTGCTGCGACATGGGTTATCCGAAGTCATTTATGGCGAGTCCAAGACCTCCGATCAAATCCGAACCATCGCCGAAGAACTCGCTGAAGCAAAAAAACCGGTACTGATCACGCGTCTGGATGAAGAAAAACTGGCAGACTTATCAAAGGTATTTCCGGAAGCGCGGGTTAATCCGTCTGCGCGAACATTATTGCTATTTCCGCCAGATCTGAAATCTCCTGAAAATCATCCCTACATTGCCATCGTCTCGGCCGGCACCAGCGACAGGCCAATGGTCGAGGAAGCCGCTGAAGTGTGCCGGGCCTCCGAAGTTGCGTTTACCAAAATTCACGATGTGGGGATTGCGGGAATTCACCGGCTGTATAACCACCTGAACACTTTAAATGAGGCCTCAGCGATCATCGTCGTTGCGGGGATGGAAGGAGCACTGCCTGGTGTGGTGGCCGGCATGGTGGGGAAACCGATATTTGCAGTGCCGACAAGCGTGGGATACGGAACCAATCTTAACGGGTTCGCTGCACTATTTACGATGCTGAACTCCTGCGCCTCCGGCGTAGCGGTCGTGAATATCGACAGCGGTTTTTCTGCGGCATATTCCGCGTGCAAGGTGATTCGCGAAGTCGAAACGGTTGCAAAACAAACCACTGATACAACAGGATAA
- the larC gene encoding nickel pincer cofactor biosynthesis protein LarC, with protein MSTLFLEPIAGIAGDMFVAAFLDADLVSPEELRTLPEKLGLIDVNIELRKEQRAGISGTVIKITWGDTTLDAITGASGTADHHSHIHYTSIVNLINESDLDDDTKTIALDILGHLARAEAEVHGVPLSEVGFHEVGDVDSIMDVVMAGYCLAKIGANKVVSTPVKLGRGTVEIQHGTYPVPPPATTLMIRGMPVDSVPDAIPDENVELSTPTGMAIMKSLQPNFVSGWQGGTLLYVGNGCGHRQFDSYPNIFRISVFEDETDDAPGMQSLPYIDGTIVEMKCNIDDQTPERSAWALQEVMNRGALDAWFIPVTGKKNRPAVVFTVLATEEDAPRISDWILRHTSTFGIRYSINSKLELKRRIEERQTDFGAVRYKIGMTTENEDLKSKPEFDDLEKIWQQHPNYHPEDENN; from the coding sequence GTGAGTACTTTGTTTCTGGAACCGATTGCCGGAATTGCCGGAGATATGTTTGTGGCGGCATTCCTTGATGCGGACTTGGTCTCTCCGGAGGAACTAAGGACGTTGCCGGAAAAACTTGGCCTGATAGATGTCAATATTGAGTTGCGCAAAGAACAACGCGCCGGTATCTCTGGCACCGTTATTAAAATCACCTGGGGAGACACCACACTTGATGCAATAACCGGAGCCAGCGGCACAGCAGATCACCATTCTCATATTCATTATACATCTATCGTCAATCTGATTAACGAGTCGGACCTGGATGATGATACCAAAACGATAGCCCTTGATATCCTGGGGCACCTGGCCCGGGCCGAAGCGGAGGTACATGGTGTTCCGCTCTCGGAAGTCGGGTTCCACGAAGTCGGAGATGTTGACTCGATTATGGATGTGGTGATGGCCGGGTACTGTCTGGCAAAGATTGGGGCAAATAAAGTCGTCTCAACACCAGTGAAGCTCGGCAGAGGGACGGTCGAGATTCAGCACGGAACCTATCCGGTACCGCCTCCCGCGACGACGTTAATGATTCGTGGGATGCCGGTTGACTCTGTGCCGGACGCGATCCCCGATGAAAATGTGGAATTATCCACGCCCACCGGTATGGCCATTATGAAAAGTCTTCAGCCGAACTTCGTGTCCGGCTGGCAGGGCGGCACTCTGCTCTATGTGGGAAATGGTTGCGGTCACCGTCAGTTTGATAGCTATCCCAATATTTTCAGGATCAGCGTATTTGAAGATGAAACTGATGACGCACCCGGTATGCAGTCACTTCCGTACATCGATGGGACTATCGTAGAAATGAAGTGCAACATCGATGACCAGACGCCGGAGCGATCGGCCTGGGCGCTGCAGGAGGTGATGAATAGGGGGGCTTTGGATGCCTGGTTTATCCCGGTGACCGGGAAAAAGAACCGGCCTGCCGTGGTTTTTACCGTGTTGGCTACAGAAGAAGATGCCCCCAGGATCAGTGATTGGATTCTCCGGCATACGTCTACATTTGGTATCCGATACTCGATCAATAGTAAACTGGAACTTAAGCGTCGGATCGAGGAGCGACAGACAGATTTTGGTGCAGTCCGATATAAAATTGGTATGACTACAGAGAACGAAGACTTAAAATCAAAACCGGAATTTGACGATCTGGAAAAGATCTGGCAACAACATCCGAATTATCACCCTGAAGATGAAAATAATTAA
- a CDS encoding Gfo/Idh/MocA family oxidoreductase → MSKVRWGIMSTANIGTELVIPAMQQGELCEIHAIASRNGERASEVATELGIPVSYSSYDALLTDVDVEAIYIPLPNHLHVEWAKRAIEAGKHVLCEKPLGLNAAEADDLRQFASQYPETKVMEAFMYRFHPQMDRVKKLLNDGAIGQIQTIHSEFSYYNTDPDNIRNIPEYGGGGLMDIGCYCISISRYLYEAEPRKVFGKMDIDPAMGTDFRTSGILEFDKGTATFTCGTQQAAFQHANIIGTEGRIEVEMPFTPAGDKPARIWYHYDGQSDEILTEPKNHYTLQGDLFSGAILDDTPVPTPLDDALHNMIVIDGVVDSSKTGEWIPLES, encoded by the coding sequence ATGAGTAAAGTTCGGTGGGGAATTATGAGCACGGCAAATATCGGAACCGAACTGGTGATCCCGGCGATGCAGCAGGGGGAATTGTGTGAGATCCACGCCATTGCCTCCCGGAACGGGGAGCGGGCCTCCGAAGTTGCTACAGAATTGGGTATTCCAGTGTCCTATAGTTCCTATGATGCGCTCCTGACAGATGTGGATGTCGAAGCTATTTATATTCCGCTGCCAAATCATTTACATGTGGAGTGGGCAAAGCGGGCGATCGAGGCCGGTAAGCATGTGTTGTGTGAAAAACCGTTAGGGTTAAATGCCGCTGAAGCCGACGATTTGCGCCAGTTTGCCTCGCAATACCCTGAGACAAAAGTGATGGAGGCCTTTATGTACCGGTTTCATCCGCAGATGGATCGGGTAAAAAAGCTCCTCAACGATGGCGCCATTGGCCAGATACAGACCATTCACTCGGAGTTTTCGTATTACAACACCGATCCGGACAATATCCGTAATATCCCCGAATACGGAGGGGGTGGTTTGATGGACATCGGTTGCTATTGTATTTCCATCTCTCGCTACCTGTATGAGGCCGAGCCCCGTAAGGTGTTTGGCAAGATGGACATAGACCCGGCCATGGGGACCGATTTCCGGACCTCCGGAATACTTGAATTCGACAAGGGGACAGCTACTTTTACCTGCGGAACACAACAGGCGGCTTTCCAGCATGCGAACATCATAGGTACCGAAGGTCGCATAGAAGTCGAAATGCCTTTTACACCCGCGGGAGACAAACCGGCGAGAATTTGGTATCACTATGATGGCCAGTCCGACGAAATACTGACAGAGCCGAAAAACCACTATACTCTGCAAGGCGATCTTTTTTCCGGAGCAATTCTGGATGATACACCGGTTCCGACTCCATTGGATGATGCCCTCCATAATATGATTGTGATCGACGGAGTCGTCGATAGTTCTAAAACCGGCGAATGGATTCCACTGGAATCCTGA
- a CDS encoding HDOD domain-containing protein: MDKNVSHEHPNKEEPSGDLADVSNAPKIPDDDSSVSPKEKKLQLLLERIKASQISSVKRVVKEIVRVINDPSSTAKDLKEIIELDPPLTAKVLRFANSAYFGRVRRISEIQQAIIWIGFDALKEIALSQKVCELFEKDDTNYGYSRLELWKHSVGSALFGKFIYRREFGKRGDDMYAAGLLHDIGIIIEDQLLHNKFLRILKSRQENRRNFPDIEQEVFGYNHADIGQALTNSWDLPDELVEAVGMHHNPDLVMNQEFERMTMTLYISDYICHRNEIGYTDAPYHNEKGFRKYLKRLNIRGKALEYITKEVKTEIRKLEDDGWFQYDQ; encoded by the coding sequence ATGGATAAAAATGTATCGCACGAGCATCCTAATAAGGAAGAACCTTCAGGCGATCTGGCCGATGTCAGTAATGCACCGAAAATACCCGATGACGATTCCTCGGTCTCGCCGAAGGAAAAAAAACTCCAGCTGCTCCTGGAGCGGATAAAAGCCTCCCAGATTTCTTCGGTGAAGCGGGTTGTGAAGGAAATTGTACGGGTGATCAATGATCCCTCTTCCACAGCAAAGGACCTGAAGGAGATCATCGAACTCGATCCACCACTGACGGCCAAGGTGCTGCGGTTCGCCAACTCTGCCTATTTCGGGCGGGTACGCCGGATTAGTGAAATCCAGCAGGCTATTATCTGGATTGGATTCGATGCGCTGAAGGAGATTGCACTCAGTCAAAAAGTATGTGAACTCTTCGAGAAGGATGATACCAATTATGGGTATTCACGGCTGGAACTCTGGAAGCACAGCGTAGGTTCGGCTTTATTTGGAAAATTTATTTATCGGCGGGAATTTGGCAAACGTGGGGATGATATGTACGCCGCCGGACTCCTGCATGATATCGGCATCATTATCGAGGACCAGTTGCTGCATAATAAATTTCTAAGAATATTGAAAAGCCGGCAGGAAAATCGCCGTAATTTTCCGGACATTGAGCAGGAAGTTTTTGGCTATAATCACGCCGACATCGGGCAGGCCCTCACCAACAGCTGGGATTTACCGGATGAGCTGGTGGAAGCGGTGGGAATGCATCACAATCCTGACCTAGTGATGAACCAGGAATTTGAACGGATGACAATGACGCTATATATTTCCGATTACATTTGTCATAGAAACGAAATCGGATACACCGATGCGCCGTATCATAACGAGAAAGGCTTCCGGAAATACCTCAAGCGATTGAATATTCGAGGGAAGGCACTGGAATATATCACCAAGGAAGTAAAAACTGAGATACGAAAACTGGAAGATGACGGTTGGTTTCAATATGACCAGTGA
- a CDS encoding response regulator has product MTSDDQMNDASKQELLDQIESLEIQLKHITNDLKLTRREYENSTREYFKIYTNLEEMVKERTAELEHSKQILEQKGQELQVMLDSSPALIFYKDTKRRYIRVNKRFAETIGLPIQEIIGKTYTELIPSGTDHGAQYDRYVLDYGEPVKKRTQIIETATGERQIVIDRIPYRDLSDEVIGIIGFAQDVTELKKAKSEKQDLEDQLVQAQKLESIGVLAGGIAHDFNNILATISGATQFLELYQEDENLSRYTDMINASITRGQSITDRVLSFSRSNSPQFKPFSGIRHLEGIKEIMGHTLSQDIAIEVESDLEDVKLFGDPSQLQQVMLNLCINAVDAMPDGGEIRLGIKEADRELVEKYGRPDDYDYYYITVSDTGTGIEPEEQSRIFEPFYTTKEPGKGTGLGLSVAYRILQQHKGWIDVRSEVGEGTTFTLGVPRAPVQTGSSELEDKSGTLGGHGEHIVLVDDEAPLLQLVAERLQIHGYRISSAEDGERALEIIHEIGDSVDLVITDIKMPNMDGIALYRRIHAIYPDLRCMALTGIVEQNNVENDESVRFDALLQKPIKFQALLAKIREVLDTNSKA; this is encoded by the coding sequence ATGACCAGTGATGACCAGATGAATGATGCCAGTAAACAGGAACTCCTTGACCAGATCGAGTCGCTGGAGATTCAGTTAAAGCATATCACCAACGATCTGAAGTTGACTCGCAGGGAATACGAAAATTCGACCCGGGAATATTTCAAGATTTATACGAATCTTGAAGAAATGGTAAAAGAGCGTACTGCCGAGCTGGAGCACTCCAAACAAATTCTGGAACAAAAGGGACAGGAATTGCAGGTCATGCTGGATTCCTCGCCTGCACTCATCTTTTACAAAGATACGAAACGCCGGTATATCCGGGTGAATAAGCGGTTTGCGGAGACCATAGGTCTCCCGATTCAGGAGATTATAGGAAAAACATACACGGAGCTGATCCCCTCTGGCACGGATCACGGAGCGCAGTACGATCGATACGTCCTGGACTACGGAGAACCGGTTAAAAAACGGACGCAAATTATCGAAACCGCCACCGGAGAACGTCAGATAGTTATCGACAGAATCCCCTACCGGGATCTGAGCGACGAAGTGATCGGGATTATTGGATTCGCCCAGGATGTGACTGAGTTAAAAAAGGCGAAATCTGAAAAGCAGGATCTTGAAGATCAGCTCGTACAGGCGCAGAAGTTAGAGTCGATCGGTGTACTCGCCGGAGGTATTGCTCACGATTTTAATAATATTTTGGCGACGATTTCCGGTGCGACGCAATTTCTGGAATTGTACCAGGAGGACGAAAATCTGTCCAGATATACGGATATGATTAATGCCAGCATCACACGCGGTCAGTCTATTACCGATCGGGTTTTGTCATTTTCGCGATCGAATTCGCCACAGTTTAAGCCGTTCTCCGGCATCAGACATCTGGAAGGTATCAAAGAGATAATGGGACACACCCTCTCTCAGGATATCGCCATCGAGGTGGAATCGGATCTGGAAGATGTAAAACTTTTTGGCGATCCCAGTCAGCTACAACAGGTGATGTTAAATCTCTGCATCAACGCGGTTGATGCAATGCCGGATGGCGGTGAAATCCGTCTGGGTATTAAAGAGGCAGACCGGGAGTTGGTTGAAAAGTATGGAAGACCTGATGATTATGATTATTACTATATCACCGTATCCGATACCGGCACCGGAATAGAACCTGAAGAGCAATCCCGAATTTTTGAACCGTTTTACACAACAAAAGAGCCCGGCAAGGGAACCGGTCTTGGGCTTTCGGTAGCCTACCGGATCCTCCAACAACACAAGGGATGGATTGACGTTCGGAGCGAGGTTGGGGAAGGGACGACTTTTACCCTGGGGGTTCCCAGGGCGCCTGTCCAGACAGGGTCGTCCGAACTCGAAGATAAATCGGGAACCCTTGGAGGGCATGGTGAACATATTGTCTTGGTCGATGACGAGGCACCTCTATTACAGTTAGTCGCAGAACGTTTACAAATACACGGATATCGTATCTCCAGCGCTGAAGACGGAGAACGCGCCCTGGAAATCATTCATGAAATAGGCGATTCAGTAGATCTGGTCATTACGGATATCAAAATGCCTAACATGGACGGGATTGCATTGTACAGGCGGATTCATGCGATATACCCGGACCTCCGTTGCATGGCACTGACAGGTATTGTTGAGCAGAATAATGTGGAAAATGATGAGTCAGTCCGTTTTGATGCATTGCTGCAAAAGCCTATCAAATTCCAGGCACTGCTTGCCAAAATCCGCGAAGTACTTGACACGAATTCCAAAGCGTAA